The following nucleotide sequence is from Sporohalobacter salinus.
TGTTGTCGCTACTAATGCTTTCGGTATGGGGATTGATAAATCGAATGTAAGGTATGTAATCCATCATAATATGCCTAAAGATATAGAGTCTTATTACCAGGAAGCCGGAAGAGCTGGTCGAGATGGAGAACCTAGTGAATGCGTTTTATTATTTTCTCCTGGTGATACTAGATTACCTAAGTATTTTATAGAACAGTCTGATTTTTCTTTGGAACGAAAAAAGCTAGCTCATAAAAAATTACAGAAGATGATAAACTATTCTTATACTGATAGTTGCTTGCGTAATTACATATTAGAGTATTTTGGAGAAGATGATCTGCCAAATAGATGTTATAACTGTAGTAATTGCAATGATAATCAAGAAATAAGGGATGTAACTGTTCAAACTCAAAAGATACTTTCTTGTATTTATCGTATGAATGAACAATATGGAGTTACAAAGACTGCTAAAGTTTTAAGTGGTTCAAAAAGTAAAGCAGTTTTGGAATTGGATCTTGATAAGTTATCAACTTATGGTATAATGACAAAATATACTATTAAAGAGATTAAGAACTTAATTAAGTTCTTAGTTGCAGAAGGCTATATTTATCTAACGGAAGGAAAGTATTCCGTAACTAAACTTTCAGATAAAGCTTATGCAGTTTTAGAAGGAAAAAAAAGAGTGGAACAGATAGTTAGAAAAGAGACTGAAAAAATTTCTGAGGATAATGAATTATTTAATATTTTACGGAAATTACGAAAAGAAATAGCTGCTGAAGAAAGGGTAGCGCCCTTTGTTGTTTTTCATGATAGTGCACTCCAGGATATGATTACTAAATTACCTTCTAATAAAGAAGAAATGCTTCAAGTAAGCGGAATGGGAAAGATTAAGTTTAAAAAGTATGGTTCTCGTTTTCTTGATAGGATTAATCAATATTGTGTAGATGAAGATATCGATAGAGAAAAGAAGAAGAATCAACAGAAAGAAAATAAAATTATTAATGAAGATTTAAAGAGCCATATGAAGAGTTATAAATTATATCAAGCAGGTAAAGAGCTAGAAGAAATAGCTGAAATAAGAAACTTAGCTTTAAATACTATTCGCAATCATATGATTAGAGCTGCTAAGAAAGGGTTAGAAGTGGATTTAGATTCATTTGTACCTGCTCAATATCGTCAATTAATCTTAAAGACGATAAAAGAAAAAAGTAATAATAAATTAAAGCCGATAAAAGAGGCACTGCCAGAAGATATAAGTTATTTTCAAATTAAAGCTATGA
It contains:
- the recQ gene encoding DNA helicase RecQ, with protein sequence MSKTPKRILQKYFGYKSFKPGQKEIIDNILTGNNTAGILPTGGGKSVCFQIPAVCLSGITVVFSPLISLMKDQIDSLKAVGIDATFINSSLSRMEIENRIEKVRSNRYDLLYIAPERLESKKFLTILRTINISLVVVDEAHCISQWGHDFRPAYLLISDFLGKLDNDPIVAAFTATATEDVREDMSNILNIQESNIFITSFDRPNLNFKLIKGEDKRDFIKEYVTTNSKEAGIIYAATRKEVDNLYSFLHKEDFAVGKYHAGLNSTTRKKTQNDFLHDRIKIVVATNAFGMGIDKSNVRYVIHHNMPKDIESYYQEAGRAGRDGEPSECVLLFSPGDTRLPKYFIEQSDFSLERKKLAHKKLQKMINYSYTDSCLRNYILEYFGEDDLPNRCYNCSNCNDNQEIRDVTVQTQKILSCIYRMNEQYGVTKTAKVLSGSKSKAVLELDLDKLSTYGIMTKYTIKEIKNLIKFLVAEGYIYLTEGKYSVTKLSDKAYAVLEGKKRVEQIVRKETEKISEDNELFNILRKLRKEIAAEERVAPFVVFHDSALQDMITKLPSNKEEMLQVSGMGKIKFKKYGSRFLDRINQYCVDEDIDREKKKNQQKENKIINEDLKSHMKSYKLYQAGKELEEIAEIRNLALNTIRNHMIRAAKKGLEVDLDSFVPAQYRQLILKTIKEKSNNKLKPIKEALPEDISYFQIKAMICKKESIEGDIH